One region of Bombus affinis isolate iyBomAffi1 chromosome 5, iyBomAffi1.2, whole genome shotgun sequence genomic DNA includes:
- the LOC126916497 gene encoding glycerol kinase, giving the protein MPENINRTGPFIGAIDEGTSSARFLVFDVLRRKVIASHQIEIKQKYPQEGWVEQDPKEILKAVIECIKKTIEKLKDIGMSVSDIKAIGITNQRETTLMWDKNTGEPLHNAIVWLDIRTTTTLEGILDSVPNKTRNKNYLKPICGLPMSPYFSALKIRWLIDNVPSVKHAVDEERCAFGTIDTWLMWNLTKGQLHITDVSNASRTMLMNIESLKWDPLLCQFFGIPQHILPEIRSSAEVYGIVSNPEVLAGVPIAGCVGDQQGALLGQLCLRPGQAKATYGTGCFLLYNTGNVKVDSTQGLITTIAYKMGKEPAIYALEGSVAIGGAALTWLRDNIQLFANITQSQDMAESVRNSGDVYFVPAFSGLYAPYWQQDARGVICGITEDTQQYHIVRAALEAVCFQTRDILEAMIKDSGTKLTTLQVDGGMTVNNLLMQLQADLTGINVVRPNMVETTALGAAILAGIGVGIIDISDVDASQVTTFSPEIGDDERDLRYSKWKMAVERSMKWDCSTTLINN; this is encoded by the exons atGCCTGAAAACATCAATCGCACGGGTCCATTCATAGGAGCAATTGACGAAGGGACGAGTAGCGCTAGATTCTTA GTGTTTGATGTCTTACGCAGGAAAGTAATAGCATCACAccaaattgaaattaaacaaaaatatccACAAGAAGGATGGGTGGAACAAGATCCAAAAGAAATCTTAAAAGCTGTTATAGAATGTATCAAAAAGActatagaaaaattaaaagatatcGGCATGAGCGTGTCAGATATTAAAGCAATTGGGATTACCAATCAACGAGAAACTACTTTAATGTGGGATAAAAATACAGGAGAACCATTACACAATGCAATAG taTGGCTAGATATTAGAACTACCACAACTTTAGAAGGTATATTAGACAGTGTACCtaataaaacaagaaacaaaaattatttgaaaccTATTTGTGGCCTTCCAATGTCACCGTACTTTAGTGCTCTCAAAATACGTTGGCTTATTGATAATGTACCATCTGTTAAACATGCAGTTGATGAAGAAAGATGTGCTTTTGGAACAATTGATACATGGCTTATGTGG AATCTCACCAAAGGTCAGTTACATATAACTGATGTTTCAAATGCATCTCGCACAATGTTAATGAATATTGAATCATTAAAATGGGATCCCCTGTTATGTCAATTTTTTGGAATTCCACAACACATTCTGCCTGAAATACGATCTAGTGCTGAAGTATATGGAATAGTTTCTAATCCAGAAGTTCTTGCTGGTGTACCTATAGCAGgg TGTGTAGGTGATCAACAAGGAGCACTTCTTGGTCAATTATGCTTAAGGCCTGGGCAAGCAAAGGCTACTTATGGAACTGGTTGTTTCTTACTTTACAATACTGGAAATGtt AAAGTAGATTCAACTCAGGGTCTTATAACAACTATTGCATATAAGATGGGTAAAGAACCAGCAATTTATGCATTGGAAGGCTCAGTAGCTATAGGTGGGGCAGCTTTAACATGGTTACGTGATAACATACAACTATTTGCTAATATTACACAGTCTCAAGACATGGCAGAAAGTGTGAGAAATTCTGGAGACGTATATTTTGTACCTGCATTTTCTGGTTTATACGCACCATATTGGCAACAAGATGCGCGAGG AGTGATTTGCGGCATCACTGAAGATACACAACAATATCATATCGTCCGAGCAGCATTAGAAGCTGTCTGTTTTCAGACGAGAGATATTTTAGAAGCGATGATTAAAGATTCCGGAACGAAACTAACAACTTTACAAGTTGATGGTGGAATGACAGTAAATAATTTGCTTATGCAACTACAAGCTGATCTAACAGGAATAAATGTTG TGAGACCCAATATGGTAGAAACAACAGCATTAGGAGCAGCTATATTAGCTGGTATTGGAGTAGGTATTATTGATATCAGCGATGTAGACGCGTCGCAAGTTACAACATTTTCACCAGAAATTGGAGACGATG AAAGAGATTTAAGGTATTCTAAGTGGAAAATGGCTGTCGAAAGATCTATGAAATGGGATTGTTCTACCACTTTAATAAACAATTAA
- the LOC126916495 gene encoding interaptin-like, with the protein MQKMQQEEESRRFEFASCNITPKNLQRTPRDAGSERKDILSEVKRRIHSTPQNSPNRHPKTPQSSGSFRKDVKLHLECTKRKIPSPHKESLEKIRKTSPSGKFVNTLIGQWYKLTGVRTALPQTVTQENSITEEMRRMYGIEERKIQKLQKKLQSAEETISSLSASHEAELRAKEDILQQLNSDWESITNYYDEISESLKGFQQHKDNLSKLYNDVIITQQSTVKKLQQELSTMKLKDDAQRNIVSTIENKLKDQEKRIHGMMIAETELKKQFEDMKDKSISEKNYLHNVHAEEKVELMKKQENLTSMNQELQVQLQKITEEKQDLSTALAEKDDKIIKLQEEISTYKNKIGDLLYRNTELSSKYETSFGKEGELSKQLQLKTEEVEKLQENLNTRQELESSLAQDLEIIDNKYRNVQNDFINVENELKETQVRNLNLEQSLHIMKRDNEHKIVELNRKIEFLEREKERMILEKHSKIQELEHAYNLLKEKHEGEITSLKQKYDVKLTEMTKTVTTQHCAFLKLNEALNKKNKDNQNKQTNSDQCTIANRNKLLENLGARMQPLVESNDNVIETRIKEIESQTQTSQVREMKEQQFQDQENGDRSKATSKDKNEMSDLEQDIYNFSDIEVNNESQTVLSQNRKLRFQLNSPTKIVEYTENYSNFSQDKNITQSNIKIKKQQEKKNEDKNNSMVKKRIFKTRGTGLRQYGTTKNLQYGTLGKISKK; encoded by the exons ATGCAAAAGATGCAGCAAGAGGAAGAGAGTCGCAGATTTGAATTCGCATCTTGCAACATAACTCCAAAAAATTTACAAAGAACGCCACGAGATGCTG GATCTGAAAGGAAAGATATACTGTCGGAAGTTAAACGTAGGATTCACTCTACTCCTCAAAATAGTCCAAATAGACATCCAAAAACTCCCCAAAGTAGCg GGTCTTTTAGAAAAGACGTGAAATTGCACTTAGAATGCACAAAGCGAAAGATTCCGTCTCCTCATAAGGAGAGCCTCGAAAAGATTCGGAAAACATCTCCAAGCGGAAAATTCGTCAATACCTTAATAGGACAGTGGTACAAACTTACGGGTGTTCGAACAGCATTGCCCCAAACAGTA ACACAAGAAAATTCCATCACAGAAGAAATGAGGCGAATGTATGGAATTGAAGAACGGAAGATTCAGAAGTTGCAGAAGAAGCTGCAAAGTGCTGAAGAAACTATATCTTCACTTTCTGCATCTCACGAGGCCGAGCTGCGAGCTAAAGAGGACATTTTGCAACA ATTGAACAGCGATTGGGAATCAATTACTAATTATTATGATGAAATATCGGAGAGCCTGAAGGGGTTTCAGCAACACAAGGATAATTTATCAAAGTTATATAACGACGTCATTATTACACAACAGTCAACGGTGAAGAAGCTACAACAGGAATTAAGTACTATGAAATTGAAAG atGATGCACAGAGAAATATTGTTAGTACAATTGAAAACAAACTAAAGGATCAAGAGAAAAG GATACATGGAATGATGATTGCTGAGACCGAATTGAAAAAACAATTCGAAGATATGAAGGATAAATCAATTTcagaaaaaaattatttgcacaaTGTTCATGCAGAAGAAAAAGTAGAATTAATGAAG AAGCAAGAAAATCTCACGTCGATGAATCAAGAACTGCAAGTGCAATTACAGAAGATTACGGAAGAAAAACAAGACCTAAGTACCGCGTTAGCTGAAAAAGacgataaaattataaaattgcagGAGGAGATCTCTACATACAA AAATAAAATCGGAGATTTGCTTTATCGCAACACAGAATTAAGTTCAAAATATGAAACATCATTCGGAAAGGAAGGAGAACTATCAAAACAATTGCAATTGAAAACAGAAGAA GTCGAGAAATtacaagaaaatttaaatacgAGACAAGAACTAGAATCTAGTTTAGCTCAAGATCTTGAGATAATTGACAATAAATACCGTAACGTGCAAAATGATTTCATAAATGTAGAAAATGAATTAAAGGAGACACAAGTTCGTAATTTAAATCTTGAACAGTCTTTACATATTATGAAACGTGATAATGAACATAAGATAGTAGAATTGAATAGAaaaattgaattcttagaaagagaaaaagaacgaaTGATTTTAgagaagcattcaaaaataCAG GAACTGGAGCACGCTTATAACTTATTAAAAGAGAAACACGAAGGAGAAATAACATCcttaaaacaaaaatatgatgttaaattaacagaaatgacgAAAACAGTAACTACACAACATTGTgcctttttaaaattaaatgaagctttaaacaaaaaaaacaaagataatcaaaataaacaaacaaattctGATCAATGTACAATAGCAAATCGTAACAAACTGCTAGAAAACTTGGGAGCAAGAATGCAACCACTAGTAGAATCTAACGATAATGTAATTGAAACAAgaattaaagaaatagaaagCCAAACGCAAACAAGTCAAGTTCGTGAAATGAAAGAGCAACAATTTCAAGACCAAGAAAATGGAGATAGGTCGAAAGCTACATCTAAAGATAAAAACGAAATGTCGGATCTGGAACAAGATATATATAACTTTAGTGATATAGAAGTTAACAATGAATCACAAACT gtATTGTCACAAAATAGGAAACTCCGATTCCAGTTAAATTCTCCAACAAAG ATTGTTGAATATACAGAAAACTATTCTAATTTCTCTCAAGATAAAAATATAACGCAatcgaatataaaaataaagaaacagcaggagaaaaaaaatgaa gataaaaataattcgatggtgaaaaaaagaatatttaaaactCGTGGCACTGGATTACGGCAATATGGAACTACGAAAAATCTTCAATATGGAACTCTTggaaaaatttctaaaaaataa
- the LOC126916493 gene encoding nitric oxide synthase, salivary gland gives MKEHETTGACQKKPTKLRNLIYKTEAFDSLHAGNAEKTLCSGQVCLGSVMQLPIHGTEARSREETLVHAKDFLEQYFSSIRRLNSEAHRIRWESVQKEVMATSTYQLTETELVFGAKLAWRNATRCIGRIQWSKLQVFDCRYVTTTSGMFEALCNHIKYSTNKGNIRSAITIFPQRTDGKHDYRVWNQQLISYAGYKNPDGTIIGDPANVEFTELCMKLGWRSARTRFDILPLVLSANGHDPDYFDIPSELVLEVPLSHPTYDWFEKLELKWFAVPAVSGMVFDCGGLEFTAAPFNGWYMSTEIGSRDLCDVQRYNLLETIATHMGLDTRTSTSLWKDKAMIEANVAVLYSFQMKNVTIVDHHTASESFMKHYENEMRLRNGCPADWLWIVPPISGSATPVFHQEMALYYLKPSYDAQEPAWKTHVWKKGRDKKSTSKKPRRKFHFKQIARAVKFTSKLFGRALSRRIKATVLFATETGTSQMYAEKLSELLGHAFHSQVLCMSDYDISNIEHEALLLVITSTFGNGDPPENGEAFAQNLYAMKMNETYINSGNKISLATSKSFIKANSQTEVSNSKKLDRLDSLRGSTTDSQTEDTFGPLSNVRFAVFALGSSAYPNFCAFGRYVDNLLGELGGERLLKLAQGDEMCGQEQTFRKWAADTFAVACETFCLDDDDTLLEVALSLGSEALSAATVRFVEAEPQLIGKALSKCHNRNVTTCNMFRKTNLSGDSSSGTTLLLELDDIAGMEIQYKPGDHLGVFACNRSELVEAILERVQTPFDPNTPIELQIQKQSHTPNGIVKTWMAHDRYLPNSLRILLKRFLDITIPPTPNLLRYFASIATNPKEQAQLNLLASDPAAYEDWRHWKFPNLVEVLDEFPSVKPFAPLLLLHLTPLQPRFYSISSSPDVHQGQIHLTVAVVQYKTQGGSGPVHYGVCSNYLREISDGEPLYVFVRSAPNFYMPIEPKAPMILVGPGTGIAPFRGFWHHRLAQMKYQPDLEYGNVWLFFGCRQRSLDLYRQEKEEMVKVGVLDKVFLALSREPGLKKTYVQDLIQAEASQIYDMLVYEGGHFYVCGDCTMAEDVYQTLKHIIQTRGEMTDKQVEAYMLSLRDENRYHEDIFGITLRTAEVHNRSRETARNRMAAEP, from the exons ATGAAGGAGCACGAGACAACGGGTGCTTGTCAGAAGAAACCGACGAAACTGCGTAACCTCATCTACAAAACCGAGGCTTTTGACTCCCTGCATGCTGGAAATGCGGAG AAAACATTATGCTCTGGTCAAGTGTGTCTCGGTAGCGTTATGCAACTACCGATTCATGGAACAGAAGCCCGTTCGAGAGAAGAGACTCTTGTGCATGCGAAAGATTTTCTCGAACAATATTTTTCTTCCATCAGAAG ATTAAACAGCGAAGCACATCGTATTCGTTGGGAAAGCGTGCAAAAGGAAGTTATGGCTACTAGCACTTATCAATTAACTGAAACTGAATTAGTTTTCGGAGCGAAACTAGCGTGGCGTAATGCCACAAGATGCATCGGTCGTATTCAATGGTCTAAATTACAA GTGTTTGATTGTCGTTACGTTACGACTACCAGCGGCATGTTTGAAGCTTTGTGCAATCACATTAAATACAGTACGAACAAAGGAAACATTAG gtCTGCGATAACTATATTTCCGCAACGTACAGATGGAAAACACGATTATAGAGTGTGGAATCAACAACTAATAAGTTATGCGGGATATAAAAATCCAGACGGTACCATAATTGGTGATCCTGCGAACGTTGAGTTCACCGAA CTATGCATGAAACTAGGTTGGAGAAGTGCACGCACTCGTTTTGACATATTGCCGTTGGTATTGTCGGCAAACGGCCATGATCCTGATTATTTCGATATTCCAAGCGAACTTGTTCTTGAAGTACCTCTTAGTCATCCaac ATACGATTGGTTTGAGAAATTAGAATTAAAATGGTTCGCAGTTCCTGCCGTATCTGGAATGGTATTCGATTGCGGAGGTCTGGAGTTTACAGCCGCACCATTCAATGGGTGGTACATGAGCACTGAAATTGGGTCGAGGGATTTATGCGATGTTCAACGATATAATTTACTAGAA acaATTGCAACTCATATGGGATTAGATACAAGAACATCCACTTCATTATGGAAAGACAAAGCCATGATAGAAGCTAATGTTGCTGTTTTGTATAGTTTtcaa ATGAAAAATGTGACAATTGTGGATCACCATACCGCTTCGGAATCTTTCATGAAACATTACGAAAATGAGATGCGATTAAGAAATGGATGTCCAGCCGATTGGCTCTGGATCGTACCACCGATATCAGGATCAGCTACACCTGTGTTTCATCAGGAGATGGCCCTGTATTATTTGAAGCCATCGTATGATGCTCAG GAACCTGCTTGGAAGACACATGTTTGGAAAAAGGGTCGGGATAAAAAATCAACATCTAAAAAGCCAAGGCGAAAGTTTCATTTTAAGCAAATTGCAAGAGCAGTAAAATTTACATCTAAATTATTTGGAAGAGCTTTATCTCGAAGAATAAAAGCTACAGTATTATTTGCTACGGAAACTGGCACCTCACAGATGTACGCTGAGAAACTTAGCGAATTATTAGGACATGCTTTTCACTCCCAG GTACTCTGTATGTCGGATTATGATATCAGTAACATAGAACACGAAGCTTTATTACTGGTTATAACATCCACCTTTGGGAACGGTGATCCCCCAGAAAATGGCGAA GCTTTCGCACAAAATTTGTACGCAATGAAAATGAATGAAACGTACATTAACAGTGGCAATAAGATAAG CCTAGCGACCTCAAAATCATTCATTAAAGCAAATAGTCAGACAGAAGTAAGCAATTCGAAGAAACTGGATAGACTGGATTCACTTCGTGGTTCTACTACAGATTCTCAAACGGAAGACACTTTTGGTCCTTTGAGCAACGTcag ATTTGCTGTTTTCGCATTGGGATCATCAGCATATCCAAACTTTTGCGCATTTGGTCGCTATGTGGATAACTTGTTAGGCGAATTAGGCGGAGAACGACTGTTGAAATTGGCACAAGGAGATGAAATGTGTGGACAGGAACAAACGTTTCGGAAATGGGCAGCCGATACTTTCGCT GTTGCGTGTGAAACTTTCTGCTTAGATGACGATGATACTTTACTTGAAGTTGCTTTATCtttaggctcagaagctttgtCGGCAGCTACTGTTCGGTTTGTAGAAGCTGAACCACAACTAATTGGAAAAG cTTTAAGCAAATGTCACAATAGAAACGTGACTACTTGTAATATGTTCCGAAAAACAAATTTAAGCGGTGATTCGTCGAG TGGAACTACATTACTTCTGGAACTCGATGATATAGCAGGTATGGAAATACAATATAAACCTGGTGATCATTTGGGAGTTTTCGCATGTAATAGATCAGAATTGGTAGAAGCAATTTTGGAACGAGTACAAACTCCCTTTGATCCAAATACACCGATTGAATTGCAAATACAGAAGCAATCCCACACACCGAATG GAATCGTGAAAACATGGATGGCACATGATAGATATCTTCCTAATTCCTTGAGAATATTACTGAAAAGATTTTTAGATATCACAATACCACCAACCCCAAACCTTCTTAGATACTTTGCGTCGATTGCTACAAATCCAAAAGAACAAGCTCAACTCAACCTTTTAGCTtct GATCCAGCAGCATATGAGGATTGGAGACATTGGAAGTTCCCCAATTTAGTAGAAGTATTAGATGAATTTCCATCCGTGAAACCTTTTGCGCCCTTATTATTACTCCATTTAACTCCTTTACAACCGAGATTTTATAGTATTTCTTCTTCTCCGGATGTACATCAAGGACAAATACATCTTACCGTCGCTGTTGTACAATATAAAACACAAG gCGGTTCTGGGCCAGTTCATTATGGAGTTTGTTCTAATTATCTACGTGAAATATCAGATGGAGAACCTTTATATGTATTTGTACGTAG tgCACCTAACTTTTATATGCCAATCGAACCAAAAGCACCAATGATACTAGTCGGTCCGGGAACTGGAATTGCTCCCTTCCGTGGTTTCTGGCATCATCGCCTCGCACAAATGAAATATCAACCAG ATCTTGAGTACGGAAATGTCTGGTTATTTTTTGGTTGTCGTCAAAGAAGCTTAGATTTGTACAgacaagaaaaggaagaaatggTAAAGGTTGGCGTTTTAGATAAAGTTTTCTTAGCTCTTTCACGAGAACCTGGATTGAAAAAG ACATACGTACAAGATTTAATTCAAGCAGAAGCTTCACAAATTTATGATATGTTGGTGTACGAAGGAGGTCATTTTTATGTTTGTGGCGATTGTACAATGGCAGAAGATGTTTATCAAACTTTGAAACATATTATACAGACTCGTGGTGAAATGACTGATAAACAGGTCGAGGCGTATATGTTATCATTACGC GATGAAAATCGTTATCACGAAGACATATTTGGTATTACTTTAAGAACAGCAGAAGTACATAATCGATCGAGGGAAACAGCAAGAAATAGAATGGCTGCAGAGCCTTAA
- the LOC126916503 gene encoding uncharacterized protein LOC126916503 has protein sequence MAGITPQACKNALRQVRRFHISANQNAAAKLKTFAVYRWNPDKPDEKPYMQEYKVDLNTCGPMILDALIKIKNEIDPTLTFRRSCREGICGSCAMNIGGTNTLACISKIDTDTNSTSKIYPLPHMYIVKDLVPDLNNFYNQYKSIQPWLQHGDGQESGSKQYLQSVEDRKKLDGLYECILCACCSTSCPSYWWNGDKYLGPAVLMQAYRWIIDSRDTKAKERLEKMRDPFSVYRCHTIMNCTRTCPKGLNPGKAIAEIKKLLANISEKQKPGIDAAV, from the exons atggcTGGTATTACACCGCAGGCTTGCAAAAATGCACTTCGGCAA GTTAGAAGATTTCATATTTCTGCAAATCAAAATGCTGCAGCCAAATTAAAAACCTTTGCTGTGTATCGTTGGAATCCAGATAAGCCAGATGAAAAGCCATATATGCAAGAATATAAAGTGGATTTAAACAC CTGTGGCCCTATGATATTGGatgcattaattaaaattaaaaatgaaattgacCCAACTTTAACTTTCCGTCGTTCTTGCCGTGAAGGCATTTGTGGTTCTTGTGCTATGAACATTGGTGGTACAAATACATTGGCATGTATAAG CAAAATTGATACCGATACAAATTCAACTAGTAAGATTTATCCTCTACCACATATGTATATCGTAAAAGACTTAGTGCCAGATCTAAATAACTTTTATAACCAGTATAAAAGTATACAACCATGGTTGCAACATGGTGATGGACAGGAAAGTGGTTCAAAGCAATATTTGCAGAGTGTTGAAGACCGTAAAAAATtg GATGGTCTCTATGAATGCATCTTATGTGCTTGCTGTAGTACCTCTTGCCCATCATATTGGTGGAATGGTGATAAGTACTTAGGACCTGCTGTGCTTATGCAGGCTTACAGATGGATTATTGATTCGCGTGATACCAAAGCAAAGGAACGTCTCGAAAAAATGCGAGACCCATTTTCAGTATATCGTTGTCACACTATTATGAATTGTACTCGTACTTGTCCAAAG GGTCTGAATCCTGGCAAAGCTATTgcagaaataaagaaattattagcCAATATTAGTGAGAAACAAAAACCTGGCATTGATGCTGCTGTATAA
- the LOC126916505 gene encoding coenzyme Q-binding protein COQ10 homolog B, mitochondrial: protein MLYAVELSTCTIMYRPILLLENAVLQNKQKISKQYIGRIYTIARTKEYEGRKLVGFSMEQIYDVVADVRNYKDFVPFCKKSDVIFKSDDMLKANLVIGFPPINESYTSKVTTKRPRFVKAECTDGRLFNHLNTLWLFSPGLKNNAQTCVIDFSLSFEFKSLIHSHLSNLFFNEIVRQMENAFLDEAKRRYGRPCIKTVRLER from the exons atGTTATATGCAGTGGAATTATCAACTTGTACCATCATGTATAG ACCAATTTTATTGCTTGAAAATGCTGTTCTTCAAAATAAGCAAAAAATTAGCAAACAATATATAGGAAGAATATATACGATTGCGAGAACAAAAGAATATGAAGGTCGTAAATTAGTAGG GTTCTCAATGGAACAAATATACGATGTCGTAGCTGACGTGCGAAATTATAAAGATTTTGTACCATTTTGTAAAAAGTCTGACGTTATATTCAAAAGTGATGATATGCTCAAAGCGAACTTAGTAATAGGATTTCCACCTATAAATGAAAGTTATACATCAAAAGTGACAACAAAGCGGCCGCGTTTCGTAAAAGCTGAATGCACAGATGGTAGattatttaatcatttaaataCATTATGGCTTTTCAGTCCGGGATTAAAAAATAATGCACAAACTTGCGTCATTGATTTTTCTCTGTCATTTGAATTTAAATCACTAATTCATTCGCATTTGTCGAAtctattttttaacgaaattgtGAGACAAATGGAAAATGCCTTCCTTGATGAAGCTAAACGTAGATATGGAAGGCCATGTATTAAAACAGTGCGATTAGAAAGATGA